Proteins found in one Numida meleagris isolate 19003 breed g44 Domestic line chromosome 25, NumMel1.0, whole genome shotgun sequence genomic segment:
- the MYBPH gene encoding myosin-binding protein H, producing MTGKTAPAAAKKAPAAKKAPAPASKKAPEPAPKEEPAPTPKEEPAPTPKEEHAPAPATETPPAPEHPPDAEQPAAPAAEHAPTPTDEATPAHEEGSPPAAPAEAPAPPPEPEKPKEEPPSIPLSLAVEEVTENSVTLTWKAPEQTGKSSLDGYVVEICKDGSTDWTAVNKEPFLSTRYKIQDLGSGEKVHVRVKAVSASGTSVPATLEQPILIREITDLPRIRLPRQLRQVYVRHVGEAVNLLIPFQGKPQPQVTWTKDNQPLDTSRVNIRNTDKDTIFFIRTAQRSDSGKYQLAVRINGAEDKATLDIRVIERPGPPQNLKLVDVWGFNVALEWSPPADNGNSEIKGYTVQKSDKKSGKWFTVLDRCTRTSCTISDLIMGNTYSFRVFSENACGLSETAAVASGVAHIKKTKTVYQPQKIPERDMMEPPKFTQPLTDRATTRGYSTHLFCSVRGFPQPKIIWLKNKMEIREDPKYIAMIEQGVCSLEIRKPSPFDAGVYTCKAVNPLGEASVDCKLDVKMPK from the exons ATGACCGGCAAAAcggctccagctgctgcaaagaaagcacCAGCAGCAAAGAAAGCGCCGGCACCGGCCTCAAAGAAAGCACCGGAACCAGCCCCAAAGGAAGAGCCGGCACCGACCCCAAAGGAAGAGCCAGCACCGACCCCAAAGGAAGAGcatgccccagccccagctACTGAAACACCCCCAGCCCCCGAGCATCCCCCTGACGcggagcagcctgcagcccctgcagccgAGCACGCTCCGACCCCCACAGATGAAGCAACTCCAGCCCATGAGGAAGGCTCCCCCCCGGCCGCCCCAGCTGaagccccagccccacccccagAGCCTGAGAAACCCAAAGAAG AGCCGCCCAGCATCCCCTTGTCCTTGGCTGTGGAAGAAGTGACTGAAAACTCTGTTACGCTGACCTGGAAAGCACCGGAGCAGACTGGCAAATCGAGCCTGGATGGATACGTGGTGGAGATCTGCAAAGATGGAA GTACGGACTGGACAGCTGTGAACAAGGAGCCTTTTCTCTCCACCCGCTACAAGATCCAGGACCTTGGCTCTGGTGAGAAGGTCCACGTGCGGGTGAAGGCTGTCAGCGCCAGCGGCACCAGCGTCCCAGCTACCTTGGAGCAGCCAATCCTCATCAGGGAGATCACCG ATCTCCCGAGGATCCGCTTACCCCGTCAGCTGCGGCAGGTGTACGTCAGGCATGTTGGGGAGGCCGTGAACCTGCTGATCCCTTTCCAG GGAAAGCCGCAGCCCCAGGTGACCTGGACCAAGGACAACCAGCCCCTGGACACCAGCCGTGTCAACATCCGCAACACAGACAAGGACACAATCTTCTTCATCCGCACGGCACAGCGCAGTGACTCGGGCAAGTACCAGCTTGCAGTGAGGATAAATGGAGCTGAGGACAAGGCCACCCTGGACATTCGAGTGATTG AGCGGCCTGGTCCCCCCCAGAACCTGAAGCTGGTGGATGTGTGGGGCTTTAATGTGGCCCTGGAGTGGAGTCCCCCAGCAGACAATGGGAACTCTGAGATAAAGGGCTACACTGTGCAGAAGTCAGACAAGAAGAGCGGG AAATGGTTCACAGTGCTGGACCGCTGCACCCGCACCAGCTGCACCATCTCCGACCTCATCATGGGCAATACCTACTCCTTCCGTGTGTTTTCAGAGAATGCCTGCGGGTTGAGCGAGACAGCAGCTGTTGCTTCCGGGGTGGCCCACATCAAGAAGACAA AAACTGTTTACCAACCACAGAAGATCCCTGAACGGGACATGATGGAGCCTCCCAAATTCACCCAGCCCCTGACAGACCGAGCCACCACCCGGGGGTACAGCACACACCTCTTCTGCTCTGTCCGGGGCTTCCCCCAG CCCAAAATCATCTGGCTGAAAAATAAGATGGAGATACGGGAAGATCCGAAATACATCGCAATGATCGAGCAGGGTGTCTGCTCCCTGGAAATCCGCAAGCCCAGCCCTTTTGACGCGGGTGTCTACACCTGCAAAGCTGTGAACCCTTTGGGGGAAGCCTCGGTAGACTGCAAACTTGATGTGAAAA TGCCCAAGTGA